The nucleotide window CGCGCGGCCTGCTCGACGAGATGGGCGGGCGGCTGGCCGCCGAGGCCCCGCTGGGCCGGCTGGGCGGCGACGACGACCTGAAGGGCGCCGTCGTGCTGTTCGCCTCCGCGGCGGGGCGGCACATCACCGGCCAGGTACTGGCCATCGACGGCGGCGTTTCCGCCGTCTGAAGACAACGAATTCAGACGAAACAAAGGTTCAGGAAGCAGATGATAACGTATCAAAGGATCGTACTGGCGGCCCGTCCGCAGGGTGAAGTGACGCCGGAACACTTCCGGCTCGAGACCGTGCCGGTCCCCGAACTCGCGGCCGGGCAACTGCTGGTCCGCAATCACTACCTGTCGCTGGATCCCTACATGCGGGGCCGCATGAACGACGCCCGCAGCTACGCCGCGCCACAGCCGCTGGGCGAGACCATGATCGGCGGCACCGTCGGCGAAGTGGTCGCGTCGCGCCACCCGTCGTTCGCCGAAGGGGACTTCGTCGCCGCGATGGGCGGCTGGGCCGAACTGGCCGTGTCGGACGGCACCGGCTTGCGCAAGCTGGACACGGCCGCGGTGCCGCTGTCCGCCTACCTCGGCGCGGTCGGCATGCCGGGCATGACGGCGTGGTATGGCCTGAACCGCATCCTGGAGACAGCGCCTGGCCAGACCGTCTGCGTCTCGGCGGCCAGCGGCGCGGTGGGCAGCGCCGTCGGCCAGCTGGCGAAGCTGCGCGGCTGCCGCGTGGTCGGCATCGCCGGCGGGCCGGAAAAGTGCGGCTACGTCGTCGATGAACTGGGTTTCGATGCCTGCGTCGATTACCGCGCCGGCAACCTGCGCGCCGACCTGAAGGCCGCGGCGCCGGACGGCATCGACGGCATCTTCGAGAACGTGGGCGGCGAAGTGTTCGACGCGGCGCTGGCACGCACCAACCCGTTCGCCCGCGTCGCCCTGTGCGGCATGATCGCCGGCTACGACGGCGCGGACATCCCGATGCGCAATGTGCGCCTGCTGCTGGCCAACCGCATCACGCTGAGCGGCTTCATCGTCACCGAGCACCTCGATTGCTGGCCGGCCGGGCTGGCCGAGCTGGGCGCACTGGTGGCCACCGGGCAGCTCAAGTACCGTGAAAGCGTGGCGCAAGGCCTGGCGTCGGCGCCGCAAGCCTTCATCGGCCTGCTCAAGGGCCGCAATTTCGGCAAACAACTGGTGAAACTGATGTGAACGAGGTGAGCATGAACTCCCATGAAATCCGTTACGGCGACTGGGCCACGCTCAGCGCCGATGCGCAGGTGATCCGCATCGCCGTCTTCGTGCAGGAACAGAACGTTCCCGCCGAACTGGAAATGGATGAGAAGGATGCCGTCTGCCTGCACGCCGTCGCGTACGACGCGGCCGGCACCCCGGTCGGCACCGGCCGCCTGCTGCCGGACGGCCATATCGGCCGCATGGCCGTCATGAAGGACGCGCGCGGCACCGGCATCGGCAGCGCGCTGCTGCGCGGCCTGATGGCGCATGCCCGCGAACGCGGCCACCCCGAGGTGGAGCTGTCCGCGCAAACCCATGCGGCATCGTTCTACCGCGCGCATGGCTTCGAACAGGTGGGCGACGAGTTCCACGAAGCTGGAATAGCCCACGTGGCGATGCGGCGCGCGTTCTGAGCGTCACACCAGCTTGCCCACATCCAGGATCGCCTGGGCGAAAGCGCGTGGCGCTTCCTGCGGCAGGTTGTGGCCGATGCCGCCGGCCAGGTGGCGATGCTGGTACTTGCCGGTGAATTTTCTCGCATAGGCCTTCGGGTCGGGATGTGGCGCGCCGTTCGCGTCGCCTTCCATCGTGATGGTCGGCACTGTCACGTCGGGGAACGCGGCCAGCTGGCGCTCCAGATTGTCGTAGCGGCGTTCGCCAGGCGCGAGCCCGAGCCGCCAGCGGTAGTTGCTGACGGAGATCGCCACATGGTCCGGGTTGTCGAGCGATGCCGCTGAACGCGCGAATGTCGCGTCATCGAACTTCCACTGCGGCGAAGCCAGCGCCCAGATCAGCCGGGCAAACGCATGGGTGTTTTCCCGGTACCCCAGCTCGCCGCGCGGCGTGGCGAAGTAATACTGGTACCACCATTGCAGCTCGGCCTGTGGCGCCAGCGGCTTGCGGTTGGCTTCCTGGCTGCCGATCAGGTAGCCGCTGACGGACACCAGTGCGTGGAAGCGTTGCGGCCACAGGGCAGCCAGCGTGGTGGCGATGCGCGCGCCCCAGTCGAAGCCGGCCACGATCGCCCGGTCGATCTTCAGCGCATCCATGAATGCCAGCGCATCGGCGGTGAAGCTGGCCTGCTGCCCGTTGCGCGGCGTGTCCGCGGCAAGGAAGCGCGTGGTGCCATAGCCGCGCAGGTGCGGGATGATGACGCGATAGCCGGCGGCCGCGAGGATCGGCGCTACGTCGATGAAGGCATGGATGTCGTACGGCCAGCCGTGGAACAGCACCACGGGACGGCCATCCGCGGGACCGGCATCGACATAGCCGATATCAAGTACGCCGGCGCGGACCTGGCGGATCGTGGTGAACCTGCTGGAGGCAGGGGAAATGCCGCTCGCGCCGGACGATGCGGCGGGCGGCGCGGCGGCCACGCCGCCGATCAGGCCGGCCTGGCTGGCGGCGATGCCGAGGGCGGCGGTGTTCAGGAAGTTGCGGCGTCGCTGGTTGACTGCCTGGTCCATGGTGTTCTCCTTTTATGAATGGTGGCGCGCTGCCGGTGTCGCGGTGCATGTCCGGCTTGTCGTGGCGATTCCGCACCTGCGGCATCGACCAGGCCATTACACCGCCGCCACGTATCCGGGAAATGTCCGTGGCGGCGCCACCTGCATGCGCAGGTATCGCCGGCCGCGCCGGATACGCCGGGATACAAACCGATGCCGCCTTCCGTGCGCTGAAGCTGCCGCCACGCTGCCAAGATGGTGGCCAGCCGATGGTGGCAAGACAGAAGGGTGACAGGCGAGGAGGCGCATCGATGGATGAACTGGAGGAACGGCTGCTGGCCGAACTGCGGCGCTATGCCGCCAACCGGCTGAAGGACGTGGCGCGAGGCGCCGAAACGCGCGAACTGGCGGGCTTGCTGGTGGAAAAATACGGCTACGGGCTGGCCAAGGCGCTGGCCATCGCCCGCGAGCTGGCGGGCGAACCGGGCGTGGACCTGGCCCGGGAGATCGAACGTGTCGTGCTCGAGGTGGACCCCGAGGCGGTGGAGCACCGCAGCCGCCGCTGGGATGCCGCGCCGGCCGGGCTGTCGCTGCCGCCGCGCCGGGTCTAGCCGCGCGTGCCCAGCGGCGGCAACGTGGCGATTTCTCCGCAGCGCTCCGCCAGCAGCGCATGCAATTGCCGCACGGCCGGTGAGAACTGGCGCCGGTGCGGGCAGATCAGCTGCAGTGGCGCCGTCTCGCCCGGCTGCCCGGGCAGCACCACGGCCAGCCGGCCGGCCTGCACGTCGGCGCTTACGTCGAGCCACGACTTGTAGGCGATGCCCTCGCCGGCGATGGCCCAGCGGCGCACCACGTCGGCATCGTCGCTGGCCAGCGGGCCCTTGACCTGCACGGTACGGCGGCCCTTGTCCAGCGGGAAGCCCCATTTGTCATAGAGGCGGCCGCCCATGTGCCACAGCAGGCAGGAATGCCGCGGCAGCTCGTCCAGCGTTTGCGGCGTGCCGCATTGCTCGAGATAGCCCGGCGCGGCCACCAGCACGCGCCGGTTGTCCGGTGCGACAGGCAGCGCCACGAAGCTGGCATCCTGCACGGTGCCGTAGCGGAGCGCGATGTCGACCGGGTCGCGGAACACGTCCGTCACCTGGTCGGAAAACTGCACGCGCAGCTCCAGCTTCGGATGCCGGCGGCGAAACGCCGTCAGCCACGGCAGCAGCACGTTGCGGCCGAAATCCGATGGCGCGGTGATCTGCAGGGTGCCGGCCAGGGTGTCGGTGCCGCGGTGCAGCTCGTCGCGGCCGCTGTGCAGCAGGTCGATCACCTCCCTGGCATAGGGCAGGTAGCGTTCGCCCTCGTCGGTCAGGCGCAGGCTGCGCGTGGAGCGGGCGAACAGGCGGACATCGAGGTCGCGCTCGAGCCGCATGATGGCGGCGCTGACCTGGCCCGGCAGCAGGTTCGCTTCGCGCGCGGCCTTGGTGAAGCTGCCGCAGGCGGCGGTGCGGACAAACAGCGAGAGATCTTCGAAGCGGATGGCCATGCGATTTTCATTCGGCGAGAGAAAGTGCTACCCGATTATATGGCTTTTTGCGTTGCCACTCCCGCCATATGATGGTCCCCGTCAACTCAACTGGAGTACCAGCACATGAAAGCAATCGTTTATACCCGCCATGGCTTGCCGATCGAGGACCCGGAGTCGCTGGTCGAGATGGTTCTGCCGGATCCCGTGCCCGGTCCGCGCGACCTGCTGGTGCGGGTGCACGCGGTGTCGGTCAATCCGGTCGACACCAAGGTGCGCCGCGGTGCGGCCGTCGCGCAGCCCCGGGTGCTGGGCTGGGACGTGGCCGGCGTCGTCGAAGCGGTGGGCAGCGACGTCACCGCGTTCCGGCCGGGCGACGAGGTGTATTACGCCGGTTCGCTGACGCGGCCCGGCTCGTACAGCGAACTGCACCTGGTCGACGAGCGGATTGCCGGGCACAAGCCGGCAACGCTGGGCTTTGCCGATGCCGCGGCATTGCCGCTGACGTCGCTCACGGCGTGGGAGTTGCTGTTCGACCGGCTGAACGTGCCGGAGGGCGGCGGTGCCGAGCGGTCGCTGCTGGTCATCGGTGCCGCGGGCGGCGTCGGTTCGATCTTGACGCAACTGGCCAGGAAACTGACCGGGCTGACCGTGATCGGCACCGCCTCCCGGCCGGAGACCGCCGGCTGGGTCACCGAACTGGGCGCGCACCACGTGATCGACCATGCGCGGCCGATGCAGGCGCAATTGCAGGCACTGGGCTTCAAGTATGCCGATATCGTCATCAGCCTGACGCACACCGACCAGCACTACGCCGACATCGTCGACATCCTCGCGCCGCAAGGCCAGTTCGCGCTGATCGACGATCCGGACACGCTCGATGCCATGCCGCTCAAGCGCAAGAGCATCTCGCTGCACTGGGAACTGATGTTTACCCGTTCGATGTTTGAAACGGCGGACATGGCGCGCCAGCGCGACATCCTCGACCGCGTGGCCGCGCTGGTCGACAGCGGCGAGCTGCGCACCACCGTTGGCGAACACATCGGCAAGATCGATGCGCCGAACCTGCGCCGCGCCCACGCCATCATCGAGAGCGGCAAGGCGCGCGGCAAGCTGGTGCTGGCCGGTTTCTGAACATGCCGGTGCCGCGTTGCCGCCAGCGCGCGCGACGCGGTACCATGGCGCCCGTTTTTTATTCTTCAACAGGAAAGTCCCGAATGGATATCGTTGCCAAGGCGCGCCAGCGCTACACCGTGAAATCGTATGACCGTGAACGCAAGGTTCCGGCGGAAATCATCGACCAGCTGCGCGAGGTGCTGCGCCTCGCGCCGTCGTCGGTCAATTCGCAACCGTGGCATTTCGTCGTCGCCGCCACGCCGGAAGGCAAGGAACGCATCGCCAGGGCCGCCGAGGCGGGCTTCCAGTACAACGCGGCGAAGATCCGCGACGCCTCCCACGTCATCGTGCTGGCCACCAAGGTGGCGCCGGACGAGGCGCAGCTGGCCGCCGTGCTGGAACAGGAAGCCAGGGACGGGCGCTTCGTCAACGACGCGGCGAAGTCGGCGCAGCATGCCGGCCGCATGTCGTACACCAACCTGCACCGGTTCACGCAGAAGGACGTCCCGTTCTGGTACGAAAAGCAGACCTACCTCGCGCTGGGCACGCTGCTGCAGGCCGCCGCGCTGCTCGACGTGGGCGCCACGCCGATGGAAGGCTTCAATGCCGAAGTGCTGGACAAGGAACTGGGCCTGCGCGACAAGGGCTTCACCGGCACCGTGATCGTCTCGCTGGGCTACAGCAGCGGCGAAGACTTCAACGCCAAGCTGCCCAAATCGCGGCTGCCCGCCGAGCAGGTGTTTACCGACATCTGAAAGCTTGCAAAAACCGGTGACAGTGAAGTGACCCCAAGAAGTTGGACGGTTTGTTAGCTATGCTGCTTGTAGCTGAGTTCTGTACTGCACGGGACTCAGCCCGTTCAACCTAAGCTTGATGCGCTTGTGATTGTAGTAGCGGATGTACTTCACCAGGCCTTTCTTCAGCTCCTCAATACTGGCAAATTTCTGCAGATGGAAGTACTCAGTCTTGAGTACGGCGAAGAAGCTCTCCATGGCAGCGTTGTCGAGGCAATTTCCTTTGCGAGACATGCTCTGCACGACATTTTTATCCTCCAGCGCCTTCCGGTAAGCGGGCTTCCGATAGTGCCATCCCTGGTCCGAGTGAAGGATTGGCTTGTCGTCTTTGCCGAGCTTTCGCAGAGCTTTTTTAACCATGTTGGTAACCAAGCTCAGCACTGGCCGGGTGTTCGTCTCGAAGGCGATGATCTCGCCGTTGCACAGATCCATCACCGGCGAGAGATACAGTTTTTTGCCAGCGACATTGAACTCCGTGACATCAGTTACCCACTTCTCGTGCATGGCCGCAGCTTCAAAATCGCGGTCCAAGAGGTTATCTGCAGCTTCGCCCACTTCGCCTTTGTAAGAACGATACTTCTTCGGCCGCACCAGCGATTTCAAGCCGAGCTCGCTCATCAAACGCTGTACACGTTTGTGGTTAACTTTATGCCCGTCCTTGCGGATCTCAGCGGCCACACGGCGATAGCCATAGCGCCCGTGGTTGCCGTCGAAGACGCCCTGAACACGATTTTTTAAGGCCTCGTCACGATCGCCTAGCTTGGCCACTTGCTGCTGATAGTAGTAAGTGCTGCGCGCCAGGCCTGCTACTTCCAGCAAGCCATCCAAAGGGAAACGCTGCCTCAGTTCAGTGATTACTTTCGCTTTTTGCGCGCTATCGCACGCTGCTGCTTCTGTTCCTGAACCAAGGCCCCCAGCTTTTTTAGGTAGGCGTTCTCCATCCGCAAGTAGTTCACTTCTTTGAGAAGCTCTTCAAGGGTCTTGGCCTCTTCATCGAGAGGCGTTTGCGGCGCGGGCGGCTGGGATGTGGGCATTTTCTTCGGTCTCTGGCGCGGTCGGGGACTGAGCGCATCTATACCGCCGCTATGATAACAGCGCTCCCACTGGCCGATGCTGCCGGTATGGCGCACGTTGAAAATCACGGCCGTCTCGAAACATGACAACTCATGCTTCCACATGTACTGCAATATCGATAGCTTGCCCTCAGCGCTGTGCCTATGTTGCTTCTTCTCCAGTCCCGCCACACCATGAGCGTCGTATAGCCTGATCCATAAATAGACCAGACTAGGATCTACGCCCATTTCGTTGCCAAGACGAACGCATCCCAATGGCCCGGCTCGATATCGATCGACCACCTCTTGCTTGAACTGCACACCATACTTCGCCATGAAAAACCCCAAAAGTTGGTGTCCAACTTTTAGGGTTCAGTTCACAGGCTCCGATTTCTACAAGCTTTCGAGAGGCCTTCGAGAGGCTTTCGAACATAATCGGAGCCTGTCACCGGTTTTTGGAACCTTTCGAACGTAATCGGAGCCTGTCACCGGTTTTCATAATCGGAGCCTGTGACCGGTTTTCGGTCAGCGGAACACCTGCTCGTGCAGCACGGCCGGGGCTTCGGCATACAGCTTGACGAGGGTCGAGGTGCGGGTGCCGTAGTCGGGCGATTCGATCTTGACGGCCGACAGTTGCCGCTCGCGCTCCAGCGGAACGCCGGTGTCCGGCAAGCGCTGGTCGGGTGCGCGGGCGGTGTCGGCCAGCATCTCGAAATAGGCTTCTTCCGGCGCGCCCAGGCACAGCAGGCTGGCGAATTGCGCCTTGGTCTTGAGGACCTTCGGCCACGGCGAGTCGAGCAGCGCGTTGGACAGGCCATACACCCCGGGGCCCAGCGGTTGCCCGTTGCGCGGGTCCGCGTCGCCGCGGTTGGAGAACCACACCAGTTCCTCGCCATCGCACAACACCAGGTTGAAGCCGTTGTACGCGCCGGCACCGGGGCGGATCTGCTCGACATAGTCGCGCGCGCTCATCGTCGCGGACAGGAAGTTCGACACCAGCATGCCGCGCGACGGCGCCTGCGGGTCGTGGTCCTGCGGCGCCCGGATGTTGGTGATGGCGGCAAAGCGCGACGGCGCCTTGCCATCGCTGTCGACCGGTGCGAAGCCGCCGTCCTGGCAGCGCGCGCGCAGCGGCGAGACGTTGGCCGCCCACTGGCAGTCCGGGCCATCCGGGCGCGTCACGCCCATCCAGCTGCCACCGGCCTTGAGGTCGCGGCCGGCGATGACTTGCGGGTTTTCTTCCCACGGCCCGGCCGCGGCGCTGGCGCGGTCATAGTATTCGTCGCGGTTGGCGGCGGCGATCAGCGGCACGCCGGGTACCACGCGCCAGGCGAAAACGATCAGGCACATGAGGGGATATCCATGAAGAGTTCAGTATGTCGGGGACCCGCGATCAGCGTGTCCAGGCCGGCAGCGGCGACGGCTTGCGTCAACGCTGCCGTGAAACCAGGCGTGGTGGCGGGGTAGACTTCCATCCACGTCTGCACGCCGTCCGGGCTGTCCGGCCGGCGTTTCAGTTGCGGCGCCACGCCATGGGCGGCTGCCAGTTGCGCCTGCAGCGCACGCACGCGCGGCATCAGTGCTTCCGCGTCGCCCGTGGCAACGCGGTAATAGACATACAGGTCCATCAGCACCGGCCCGTCACACTTCCAGCTTGTCCAGCACGTAGGGCAGCGGCTGGAACGCCAGCGCGGGGCCATCCGCGGCGCGGGCGCGCACGTCGCCCGCTTCCAGCGCATCGAGCTTCATCTCGACCAGCGCATCGACGCCGCCGCCGCCGTTGGGCGCCGCGTTGACGACCATGCCGCAAGGCTGGCCGGGATCGGCTGGCGTGAAGACTTCCGTGCCGGGACCGACCGTGGCATCGTCGATCGTCACCAGCGCCGTGCGGCGTTTCAGCTTGCCCAGGTACTGGCTGCGCGCGACGATTTCCTGGCCCGGGTAGCAGCCCTTCTTGAAGTTCACGCCGCCCAGCAGCTCGAAGTTGATCATCTGCGGCACGAACTGTTCCTGCGTGGCGGCGGCGATGAGCGGCACGCCGGCATGGATATCCGACAGGCGCCACGCCGCGTTGCCGCCGACGACCAGCCGGTCGGCCAGTTCCGGCGCCACGGTGGTGGCCGTTTCCGGCGTGGTCAGCCACAGGTAGCGGGGCGCGCCGAACGCATCGGCCACGCGCAGCAGCGTGCCCAGTGGATGGTCCAGCTTCGTGTACGGCGCAGCGGGCAGGGCGTCGAACCAGGTTTGCAGCACCGCTTCCGCCAGCGCGCCGCCCAGGCCCAGCGCCACGCGCTGTTCCGTCACGTCCACCGGCTTGGTCTTGGCGCGCAGCACGAACATCTGCAGCCGCTTCTGGATCGCCGGCTGGATGTCGCGCGCCAGTTGCAGGTAGACGGACTGCTCGTCCTTCCACATCAGGAAGCTGGCCAGCAGACGTCCCTTCGGCGAGCAATAGCCGGCCAGGCGCACTTCGCCGGCGCCCAGGTGCTCGACATCGTTGGTCAGCTGCGAGTGGAGGAACGCGGCCGTATCGTCGCCGCTGAAGGCGATCAGGCCCAGGTCGGTGACCGGGGCCACGAAGCCGGCGGCCAGCGCGGTGCGCGTGGGCGCTTCGGCGGGAGCTGCAAGGAGTTGATTCCAGTTGTTCATATTTTTAGATACTTTGGCTAGATATTGCCCACGAAGGCCCACTCAGTTGCCTGCGAAGGCATTATGATTACGGGCTCATTATAAAGATCCCGCGCCAAACGCGCCGGCCACCCCCAAAACGGGTCGCGCGGCCCCGCGCGGGGAGCATACGACATGGCATTCATAACAAAAACGCTGGCGCTCGGCGTGCTGGTCGCGGCGGCCGCGGCGGGCGGCTTCGCCTGGTGGTCGGAGCAGCCGATCGTTGGCGAGGGAGACAATATCCCGTTCACCATCAACAAGGGCAGCGGCGCCCACGCCGCCGGCCAGCAGATCGCCGAAGCGGGCGTGCCGATCCAGCCGCTCCTGTTCAACCTGCTGGCGCGCTTCACCGGCAAGAGCGGCAAGCTGAAGGCCGGTTCCTACGAACTGAAGCCGGGCACCACGCCGCTGCGGCTGATCGACCAGCTGGTGCGCGGCGAGTTCGCCCAGGAATCGCTGACGATCATCGAGGGCTGGACATTCCGCCAGATGCGCCAGGCGATCGCCGCCCACAAGGGTCTGAAACATGACACCGTGGGCCTGTCGGACACCCAGCTGATGGAAAAACTCGGTTCCCAGTACAAGCAGCCGGAAGGGCTGTTCTTCCCCGACACCTACCTGTTCGCCAAGGGCTCGTCGGAACTGCAGATCTACAAGCAGGCCCACACGGCGCTGCTGCAGCACCTCGATGCCGCATGGGCGCAGCGCGCCGCCGATCTCCCGTATGCGGACAAGTACCAGGCGCTGACGATGGCCTCGATCGTGGAAAAGGAAACCGGTCAAAAGGCCGAGCGGGCGATGATCGCCGCGGTCTTCGTCAACCGCCTGAAGCTGGGCATGATGCTGCAGACCGACCCTACCGTGATCTACGGCCTGGGCGAGAAATTCGACGGCAATATCCGCAAGAAGGACCTGGAAACGGACACCCCGTACAATACCTACACGCGCAACGGCCTGCCGCCGACGCCGATCGCGCTGCCGGGCGTGCAATCGCTGGGTGCCGCGCTGGCGCCGGCAAAGACGACGGCTTTGTATTTCGTCGCCCGCGGCAACGGCACGAGCCATTTTTCCGATAACCTGACCGATCACAACCGGGCGGTCAACCAGTACCAGCGCAGGCAATGAGTGGGAAGTTTATGAGCAGGGAGTCGATGAGCCAGGGTACCCCGGCGGCACGCGGCAAGTTCATCACGTTCGAGGGGATCGACGGCGCCGGCAAATCCACGCACATCCAGTACGTGGGTGAGCTGATCCGCGCCCGTGGCGTGGAGCTGGTCAGTTCCCGCGAACCGGGCGGCACGCCGCTGGGCGAGAAGCTGCGCGAACTCGTGCTGCACGAAGCCATGCACCTGGAAACGGAAGCGCTGCTGGTCTTCGCCAGCCGCCGCGAGCACATCGCCCAGGTGATCGAGCCGGCGCTGGCACGCGGCGCCTGGGTCATTTCCGACCGCTTCACCGACGCCAGCTTCGCCTACCAGGGCGGCGGCCGGGGGCTGGAACTCGTCAAGCTGGACACGCTGGCCAACTGGGTGCACCCGGAACTGTGGCCGGACCTGACGATCCTGTTCGACGTACCGCTCGAGGTGGCGCGGGCCCGGCTCGACGCCACCCGCCAGCTCGACAGGTTCGAGCAGGAAAAGGCCGACTTCTTCCTGGCCGCGCGCAACGAGTACCTGCGCCGCGCCGCGCAGGAACCGCGGCGCTTCCGGGTGATCGATTCCACCCAGCCGATCGATGCGATCCGCGTGCAGCTGGCGGCCATCGTCGCCGCACTGGAGTGACCATGGAAACGACTTCCGCGATCTATCCGTGGCAACGCGATGCGTGGCAGACCTTGCAGCAGGTGCGCCAGCGCCTGCCCCACGCGGTGCTGTTCCACGGCCCGGCCGGCATCGGCAAGGCCGACTTCATCGAGCATTTCGCCCAGTCGCTGCTGTGCGAGGACGTGCGCGCGGACGGGCACCCGTGCAATGCGTGCGCGTCGTGCGGCTGGTTCGTCCAGCAAAGCCACCCGGATTTCCGGCGCATCCGCCCCGAAGCGCTGGAGGACGACGGCGCCGGCGAGGGCGAGGAGGGCGAGGAAAAGAAGAAGAGCAAGGCGCCTTCCAAGGAAATCAAGATCGAGCAGGTGCGCTCGCTGGCCGATTTCATGAACATCTCCACGCACCGGCAAGGCTTGCGCGTGGTGGTGCTGTATCCGGCCGAGGCGCTGAACATGCCGGCCTCGAATGCGCTGCTGAAGACGCTGGAAGAACCGCCGCCGGGTACCGTGTTCCTGCTGTCGTCGAACAGCCTGGACCGCCTGCTGCCGACCATCCTGTCGCGCTGCCGCAAGTTCGCGCTGTCGATGCCGCCGCACGCCGAGGCGCTGGCCTGGCTGGAATCGCAGGGCGTGGCGCAGGCCGATGGCTGGCTGAGCGAGCAGGGCGGCGCGCCGCTGGCCGCGCTGGCCCAGGCGGAAACCGGCAGCCGCGAGGACATGGACACGCTGCTGCAGTACCTGGCCCACCCCTCGGTCGAGAATGCGCTGCGCACGGCCGACAAGATGCAGAAGGTGCCGCTGACGTCCGTAGTGGCGTGGCAGCAGCGCTGGCTGTACGACCTGTTCTCGCTGAAGCTGTCCGGCCGGATCCGCTACTATCCCCGCTACCAGCGCGAGCTGAAGGGGCTGGCGGACCGGGTGCCGGTGTCCGGCCTGCTGGCGGCGATCAAGAGCACGGCCGAGCGGCGCGCCACGTCGGACCATCCGCTGTCGCCGAAGCTGTTCCTGGAAGACCTGCTGCTCGACTATACGTCGTGCTGCCGCTGACGATGCAAGAGTGACGATGCATGAGTGACGATGCCTGAATGACGATGCATGAGTGACGATGGACTGATGCCGATGATGGACAAGTGCCGATGAGTACCATACCTCCCGATCCGAATGCCGCCGGCAATGCCGGGCCGCCCACCCGGCCGGCCGTGCTGTCGCTGGCCATCAAGGAAAAGGCGGCCCTGTACGCGGCCTACATGCCCTTCCTGAAGAACGGCGGCATCTTCGTGCCCACCACGCGCAGCTACCGCATCGGCGACGAGATCTACCTGATCCTGTCGCTGATGGATGACCAGAACAAGTACCCGATCGCCGGCAAGGTCGTGTGGATCACGCCGGCGGGTGCCAACAACAACAAGGCGCAGGGCATCGGCGTCCATTTCCCGGACGACGAAGCGGGCCAGCGCACCCGCGCGCGCATCGAGGAAATCCTCGGCGCGGCCCTGCGCTCTTCGCGCGCCACCCATACACTGTAACCGCCGGCCTCCGGGTCTTTCGCCACATGTCTTTCCAACACCGTCTCGCCACCCTCGACGACCTGCCCGCCATCGTCGCCATCTACAACAGCACCATCGCGTCGCGCGAGGTCACCGCCGATACCGAAGCGGTCTCCGTCGAGTCGCGCCTGAACTGGTTCCATGAACACCAGCCCGGGCGCCGCCCGCTATGGGTCATCGAACGCGCCGGCGACACTTCGGCGCACCCGGAGATCCTCGGCTGGATTTCGTACTCGAATTTCTACGGCCGCCCGGCCTATTCCGGCACGGCCGAGGTGTCGATCTACATCCACGAAGCTTGGCGCGGCAAGGGCATCGGCAAGTACGCCCTGAGCGAAGCGATCGCCTTCGCGCCGCAAGTGAAGGTCCATACCGTGCTCGGCTTCATCTTCGGGCACAACGGCGCCAGCCTGGCGCTGTTCCGCAAGTTCGGCTTCGAGGAATGGGCCCACTTCCCCCGCGTCGCCAACCTGGACGGCGTCGAACGCGACCTGATCATCCTGGGCAAGCGCGTCGCCTGACTTGTAAGGAAGAAGATAGGCACCAGGAAAATCGCGACGGACCCGAAAAAATGGGGACGGACCCCATTTTTCGGGAAACATTGCCAGGAAAATAGGGTACGTCCCCATTTTCGGTGAAACATTTCTTTTCACTCGGCGACTCTGGAGCGGAAAACCGGTGACAGGCTCCAGTTAATTTGCAACATTTCCTGGAAAACGGAGCCTGTCACCGGTTTTC belongs to Pseudoduganella albidiflava and includes:
- a CDS encoding DNA polymerase III subunit delta'; protein product: METTSAIYPWQRDAWQTLQQVRQRLPHAVLFHGPAGIGKADFIEHFAQSLLCEDVRADGHPCNACASCGWFVQQSHPDFRRIRPEALEDDGAGEGEEGEEKKKSKAPSKEIKIEQVRSLADFMNISTHRQGLRVVVLYPAEALNMPASNALLKTLEEPPPGTVFLLSSNSLDRLLPTILSRCRKFALSMPPHAEALAWLESQGVAQADGWLSEQGGAPLAALAQAETGSREDMDTLLQYLAHPSVENALRTADKMQKVPLTSVVAWQQRWLYDLFSLKLSGRIRYYPRYQRELKGLADRVPVSGLLAAIKSTAERRATSDHPLSPKLFLEDLLLDYTSCCR
- a CDS encoding PilZ domain-containing protein; its protein translation is MSTIPPDPNAAGNAGPPTRPAVLSLAIKEKAALYAAYMPFLKNGGIFVPTTRSYRIGDEIYLILSLMDDQNKYPIAGKVVWITPAGANNNKAQGIGVHFPDDEAGQRTRARIEEILGAALRSSRATHTL
- a CDS encoding GNAT family N-acetyltransferase, yielding MSFQHRLATLDDLPAIVAIYNSTIASREVTADTEAVSVESRLNWFHEHQPGRRPLWVIERAGDTSAHPEILGWISYSNFYGRPAYSGTAEVSIYIHEAWRGKGIGKYALSEAIAFAPQVKVHTVLGFIFGHNGASLALFRKFGFEEWAHFPRVANLDGVERDLIILGKRVA